One window from the genome of Pyxicephalus adspersus chromosome 6, UCB_Pads_2.0, whole genome shotgun sequence encodes:
- the C6H5orf34 gene encoding uncharacterized protein C5orf34 homolog, producing the protein MTMSAGCSLLLFCDDSVEVHYGDKGRLCLSPCGAEFMCEKPLPEAHPVHKPQRRRHRTEFVTSSCKDQVLEALNFRNTFALHPFLPSNLIPSGKRTRLMTKISEITWPSMEDDTGCVTRLEDGTVKVSSVDGHAHLYMSIYQQEFSVEYLCELSHSCMPKSQNKENPVSNDTNPANGKTKDRKNWKYSSCVLQEDSKSCATNHAFHYTWLVQRYSVASCPHTFQHAMNLALHFHRQSMLRNTDGSSDICTIIEDDESSKHLRNGAVSILPHTLPLSCPEPHLHRWNFSQSTMEQEDFLMTHPVPLKVVIYNGVLYRFFLDGPLSVEIYPGDGSVFRSEGDNIGKYFKHFYLNDKTGQVEDRLYTVRDLPPDKPRALYSVRSIISQARRFLELCCSKKLSLNSLSYTCCWKTESGADSGVTMPVVLEQCFMPDKGKFAVYSDNMVLASFIDGVVLFMIWSFTNFNKEEVLKDSMSVSHSSVQKHDHLCWCRLQFPNGASKLVELESPGEYVSYIRPAVAWCRSLDDRSQRNIPAPVVTENWLVEAELKKIQRFQFLLENGNTGSNKANVKLCSQPDNDDGLQEEMSAINIHSILEKTSKAIRDIDILLSSRK; encoded by the exons ATGACAATGTCTGCCGGCTGCAGTTTGTTGCTTTTCTGTGATGACTCGGTGGAGGTTCATTATGGCGATAAGGGGAGACTCTGCCTCTCACCGTGCGGTGCTGAGTTCATGTGTGAGAAGCCTCTGCCTGAAGCTCACCCTGTACACAAGCCACAGAGAAGGAGACACAGGACTGAGTTTGTGACCAGCAGCTGCAAG gatcAAGTTTTGGAAGCTCTGAACTTTCGCAACACATTTGCTCTCCATCCATTTCTACCTTCAAATCTCATCCCCTCAGGGAAAAgaact aGACTTATGACCAAGATTTCTGAAATCACATGGCCCTCTATGGAGGACGACACCGGGTGTGTGACACGTCTAGAAGATGGCACTGTAAAGGTTTCCTCTGTAGATGGTCATGCTCATTTATACATGTCTATCTACCAGCAAGAGTTTTCTGTGGAGTATTTATGTGAGCTCAGTCATAGCTGTATGCCAAAATCTCAGAACAAAGAGAATCCCGTAAGCAATGATACCAACCCAGCAAACGGTAAAACTAAAGACAGGAAAAATTGGAAATATTCTTCCTGTGTGCTACAAGAAGACTCAAAATCATGTGCGACAAATCACGCCTTCCACTATACATGGCTGGTGCAACGCTATTCTGTAGCTTCCTGTCCACACACGTTCCAACATGCTATGAACTTGGCTCTTCATTTTCATAGACAATCTATGCTAAGAAATACAGATGGTTCTTCAGATATTTGTACAATAATTGAGGATGATGAGAGTTCCAAACATCTCAGAAATGGAGCTGTGTCTATTTTACCACACACCCTGCCTCTCAGCTGTCCTGAACCACATCTGCACAG ATGGAATTTTTCTCAATCTACTATGGAACAAGAAGATTTTCTAATGACTCATCCTGTTCCTTTAAAAGTGGTGATTTACAACGGCGTCCTTTACAG gttttttttggatGGCCCTCTTTCAGTGGAAATATACCCAGGAGATGGATCTGTTTTCCGTTCAGAGGGAGATaacattggaaaatatttcaagCATTTCTACCTTAATGACAAAACAGGACAG GTAGAAGACCGACTGTATACTGTCCGAGATCTGCCTCCAGACAAGCCGAGAGCTTTGTATTCAGTCCGTTCCATCATTTCCCAAGCTAGAAG ATTTCTGGAACTCTGCTGCAGTAAGAAGCTCAGCCTAAACTCCCTCTCTTACACTTGCTGCTGGAAGACG GAGTCTGGAGCTGATTCTGGAGTCACAATGCCAGTTGTACTGGAACAATGTTTCATGCCGGACAAAGGAAAGTTTGCTGTCTATTCTGACAACATGGTTCTTGCCAGCTTCATAGATGGTGTCGTTTTATTCATGATTTGGAGCTTTACTAATTTTAATAAAGAGGAAGTG CTGAAAGACAGCATGAGTGTATCTCACTCCTCTGTTCAGAAACATGATCATCTTTGTTGGTGCCGATTGCAGTTTCCAAATGGAGCATCAAAGCTGGTTGAACTGGAGAGTCCTGGAGAGTATGTTAG CTACATTAGGCCTGCAGTTGCCTGGTGCCGTAGTTTGGATGATAGATCTCAGAGAAATATACCTGCTCCGGTTGTTACAGAAAATTG GTTGGTAGAAGCTGAACTCAAGAAGATTCAGAGATTTCAGT TTCTTTTGGAGAATGGGAATACCGGGAGCAATAAAGCTAATGTGAAACTCTGCAGCCAACCTGACAATGACGACGGCCTGCAAGAAGAAATGAGTGCTATTAACATACATTCTATTTTAGAAAAGACCTCAAAGGCCATAAGAGACATTGACATATTGCTTTCCTCCAGAAAGTAA